The region TGGAATTGGCGGGTGATAAGATCACCATCGTGGCCAGGGACGAAGGCCCAGGCATAGAGAATGTTAGCCTGGCGATGCAGGAGGGCTACACCACTGCTCCCGATTCCATAAGGGAATTGGGATTCGGTGCTGGAATGGGCCTGCCCAATATTAAAAAATATTCCGACGAACTCGAGATCGAGACCGAACTCGGGAAGGGTACGATTCTCAGGGCTGTCATTCTTTTAGATTACTCCAGGGAGGAGGTGAAAAGCCCGTGCCCCACGGCATAA is a window of Thermovirga sp. DNA encoding:
- a CDS encoding anti-sigma regulatory factor, with product MSRQEPFVIQREVKPLDFLAAGETASDFKETLKSLGISPDICRKASIVTYEAEMNAVIHGGGGVIALELAGDKITIVARDEGPGIENVSLAMQEGYTTAPDSIRELGFGAGMGLPNIKKYSDELEIETELGKGTILRAVILLDYSREEVKSPCPTA